In Crassostrea angulata isolate pt1a10 chromosome 4, ASM2561291v2, whole genome shotgun sequence, one genomic interval encodes:
- the LOC128179661 gene encoding probable RING finger protein 207 homolog: MASLSTLQTSIECENYACAEKCKFYCNSCYTPLCEKCKDVHLSSSVTSCHEVVHYQQRLRSLLMEKCKFHPTRIADICCEECEVTVCSKCTTIPQHKGHTFVDLETICTERFHFYQKKSSEILECYIPGAHDVEKEIEMNLHILNHLVDDIRISMYEEFQEFMQVADTILSDNLKMLDQMASEHRAEMEDHYITIGDYITHLEELLSKYNDDTDVESTDALILFQKHKKDFDIPSIPENRKMNNFPCFKAGSFTRKDIADILGKAFFPKSRKGKKTNNSH; this comes from the coding sequence ATGGCATCGCTAAGCACACTACAGACCTCTATCGAATGTGAGAATTACGCTTGTGCAgagaaatgtaaattttactgCAACTCTTGTTACACACCGTTATGTGAGAAATGCAAAGATGTTCATCTCTCTAGTTCGGTGACAAGTTGCCATGAAGTTGTACATTATCAACAAAGACTTAGGAGTTTACTAATGGAAAAATGCAAATTCCATCCAACGAGAATAGCAGATATTTGTTGCGAGGAATGCGAAGTTACAGTATGTTCTAAATGCACAACTATTCCTCAACACAAGGGTCATACCTTTGTTGATTTAGAAACAATCTGCACGGAAAGATTCCACTTCTACCAAAAGAAATCGTCTGAAATTCTCGAATGTTATATTCCAGGAGCCCATGACGTTGAAAAAGAGATCGAAATGAATCTGCACATCTTAAACCACTTAGTTGATGATATACGAATTTCTATGTATGAGGAATTTCAGGAGTTTATGCAAGTGGCAGATACCATTCTTTCTGATAATCTGAAAATGCTTGACCAAATGGCGTCAGAACATCGGGCAGAAATGGAAGACCATTACATAACCATTGGTGACTATATCACACATTTGGAAGAACTTCTAAGCAAGTACAATGATGACACAGATGTCGAAAGTACGGATGCActgattttgtttcaaaagcaCAAAAAGGATTTCGATATTCCGTCAATTCCCGAAAATcgtaaaatgaacaattttcctTGCTTTAAAGCGGGTTCTTTTACAAGGAAAGACATTGCTGATATTTTAGGAAAAGCCTTTTTCCCTAAATCACGAAAGGGAAAAAAGACAAACAACTCTCACTAA
- the LOC128179663 gene encoding EMILIN-2-like isoform X2 gives MVHVLLCALLFSVFGVMYGGNSSQTDKRTQGNLLKSLIYDNTKATVTLDPSALKQLIRLSSASDSASSKQHVSFSVNLDYKPLTLGAGQTVKYDAVLINDGNGYDDRTGVFTCPVAGTYMFVVDSLSYPGIWLLLKVNKKTVGFIHVSSAHKGNPGIQISRTVIVKLKSGDHVKVENLRNNAYVHDDLYSGFTGVLLY, from the exons ATGGTGCATGTTTTGCTTTGTGCGTTGTTATTTAGTGTATTTGGTGTGATGTACGGAGGGAACAGCTCACAAACAGACAAACGGACACAAGGTAACTTGTTGAAGTCGTTAATTTACGACAACACAAAAGCCACGGTTACCCTGGATCCATCAGCTCTCAAACAACTCATTCGACTGTCTTcag CTTCAGATTCGGCAAGTTCTAAACAACAcgttagcttttctgtcaactTGGACTACAAACCTCTAACGCTCGGGGCTGGACAAACAGTAAAATATGACGCAGTTCTGATAAATGACGGGAACGGATATGACGACAGAACGGGAGTGTTCACGTGTCCTGTGGCGGGAACCTACATGTTTGTTGTCGATTCTTTATCTTACCCTGGGATCTGGCTACTTCTGAAAGTTAACAAGAAAACAGTTGGATTCATCCACGTGTCATCTGCGCACAAAGGAAACCCAGGAATCCAAATCAGCAGGACAGTCATCGTGAAGCTGAAATCTGGGGACCATGTCAAAGTTGAAAATCTAAGAAATAACGCTTACGTGCACGACGACCTTTACTCAGGATTCACAGGAGTCCTCTTGTATTGA
- the LOC128179663 gene encoding EMILIN-2-like isoform X1 codes for MVHVLLCALLFSVFGVMYGGNSSQTDKRTQGNLLKSLIYDNTKATVTLDPSALKQLIRLSSAASDSASSKQHVSFSVNLDYKPLTLGAGQTVKYDAVLINDGNGYDDRTGVFTCPVAGTYMFVVDSLSYPGIWLLLKVNKKTVGFIHVSSAHKGNPGIQISRTVIVKLKSGDHVKVENLRNNAYVHDDLYSGFTGVLLY; via the exons ATGGTGCATGTTTTGCTTTGTGCGTTGTTATTTAGTGTATTTGGTGTGATGTACGGAGGGAACAGCTCACAAACAGACAAACGGACACAAGGTAACTTGTTGAAGTCGTTAATTTACGACAACACAAAAGCCACGGTTACCCTGGATCCATCAGCTCTCAAACAACTCATTCGACTGTCTTcag cAGCTTCAGATTCGGCAAGTTCTAAACAACAcgttagcttttctgtcaactTGGACTACAAACCTCTAACGCTCGGGGCTGGACAAACAGTAAAATATGACGCAGTTCTGATAAATGACGGGAACGGATATGACGACAGAACGGGAGTGTTCACGTGTCCTGTGGCGGGAACCTACATGTTTGTTGTCGATTCTTTATCTTACCCTGGGATCTGGCTACTTCTGAAAGTTAACAAGAAAACAGTTGGATTCATCCACGTGTCATCTGCGCACAAAGGAAACCCAGGAATCCAAATCAGCAGGACAGTCATCGTGAAGCTGAAATCTGGGGACCATGTCAAAGTTGAAAATCTAAGAAATAACGCTTACGTGCACGACGACCTTTACTCAGGATTCACAGGAGTCCTCTTGTATTGA